Within the Ananas comosus cultivar F153 linkage group 25, ASM154086v1, whole genome shotgun sequence genome, the region GTGGCCGACCGCCCCGGACTACTGCGTTCAGAACACGCAGTGGCCGTGCGCACCCGGGAAGAAGTACTTCGGCCGTGGGCCAATTCAACTCTCTTAGTATGTACAGTAGTTATGCTTTTGAACTTTTAATAATGTGTCGATATTTTGTTAGTCCATACGCAGATAACATGCGCAGACACAAAGTCgatagatatttatttttttgataatgaaaCTACTTTTTGActtcaattgaattttagtcATGTTCTAATAGATGTTTTGACTCCAATTATTGCAGCAACTACAACTACGGCCCGGCGGGGGAAGCCCTCGGAGTGGACCTGCTCAACAACCCGGACTTGGTGGCGAAGGACCCGACGATCTCGTTCGAGACCGCACTCTGGTTCTGGATGACCCCTCAGTCGCCCAAGCCGTCGTGCCACGACGTGATCACCGATCGCTGgaccccctccgccgccgacgtATCGGCCGGTCGGCTTCCCGGGTACGGAGTCATCACCAACATCATCAACGGCGGGCTCGAATGCGGGATCGGACCCGACAGCCGCGTCGCGGATCGGATCGGGTTCTACAAGAGATATTGTGACATTCTCGAAGTCAGCTATGGGGATAACTTGGACTGCTACAATCAGAGGCCCTTTAATTGGGGTAGAGCCGTGGAATAAGCTTAGTTAATGAGGCCGCTTTATTATGATAAATAATCTCCTGCtggagaaaagaatgtaatgaaCAAGACGCGCGTTTGGTTTGAGTtacctgtaatcctgccaggactACTGTATTTGGTTCATTCGCTATGTAATCTAATCGTTaatatagcattacaaatcgagcaggattacactgaaaatattaacggaagaGAGGTCGTGTATTTTGCATTACTGAAAATCggtaatactatatattatgtaaaatgataattttatcctCCACCAACCCCAAACTCAATTAATAGCATTGTTTTCATTTCTCTCTCACGCCCTCCCCGCTCTCTCTCGCATGCcgctctctctcgttctctctctcgcgcgtgcgcacgaacacctatcatcttctattgcgtcgtcctctcacatcacgatctccttccctccattcgccATTTCCGCATACATTTTTAATCACTTCTTCATTATGtataatgctattttttttatttattcttttatggattgaaattaattttttgtaacattaatttttttcatatttggtttttttattttattacttattaatataattaatttgctagtgcaaattatattttagtaaaaaataatattcaaatgaccacaacaagagcaattttgtaaaaaataatatttttatgtcaggattactaaattttatagattgaACCAAACGTAGTAATACTATAAATACTGCAATccagtattacattactgcattaaaccaaacgcgctaatgctataaatatttaaattttttaacaaatatatataatttttaatttttttgaaaaaaaagaaattgatagTGTTTTTGGTCCAATAGACCAAAATTGTTTGGTCTATTGGACTAAACACCTCCTCCCAAAATCTGCCATATTTTTAAATCCTTCGGTACCCTCGTCATTTCTGTCATTCACTGCCTCGGCCATGGCCTCATCACTTCCGTCTGCTCCGCCTTCATCTGCGCCTGCTCTTCTTCCTCCGCCTCTTGCGCCGACGTTGGTTTGATTCCTaacaaaattaacttttttgataatttatttttaaattttatgaaaaattagtatttttatttttttaaaaaatttagaaaaaaaataaaaatattaatttaccacgaaatttgaaaataatttttaaaaaaaatctaatttttttgaaatcaatcagacgaaaaactgaaaaaaaaatttcgtgaaaatttttttcttcgcTTTTTTGACGAGTCAAACACCTGCTAAGTGGATACCAAGGAAGATATAAAGGACGTACCATATATACCATTTGagatatttattataataataataataataataataataataatatgatggtaaaaaatataagaatacaatttaaagtgaatataaaattatgaaaattaacaCTATTAGAAATTGATTCTTTCCCAACCGTATATGTTGTTGCTATTGATAATTATTAGTTGTAATAAGAAATTTTCCATGAACTTATTAATAAAGTAtggttaaaaattttctaaataccACAATAGAGAAATAGACGGTGGAGGCTTTGTAATTTTGCATTGGAATTATGCGTACATTAAACATGCAAATGGAtgtgaggatttttttttttcttctttcttaccTCAAATTAACCATAGTAAATGCGCTCATTACAGACCTGACAAACGGCCGAATTGAATGATTTCCAGTTTTATGATTTTGGATCCTTGGAATGCAGGTCTACATGAGTACGCCCAAACTCGCCCCAGTCTGAGCTGGGAAGGTCGAACCCAAACATTCAGTCCCAGCCCATCCCCTTACATGCAGACCCATCCCTGATAAGTGACGCGGGCCACCAAGATAAGTCTGCAGGTTGAATCCTGCCATTAGGTCCACTCACGAATGCCTGCAGGCCCAGCCCGGTAAAGTAAAGCCCAATCAGAAACCCCAAGAaattaagggtgtgtttggttcgcttatttttcaccctggaatcggaatgggaatgggCGAATCCATTTGTAGGTGTTTGGTACgtgggagtcccattccgattccaattcccgaGTGAAATGGGAATCCCCAAATCAccctttttttcaatccggcctcctaggccggattggaagttaaatccggacggaatgaatatttattcggattaaatttattttttcaacttttttaattaaaatatgagttaaaatttaaaaaataaatatataattttaaattttaatttgaacttaaattaaaaattaaaatttaatcaagtatttcgaatctaacttatgaatttgaatttaaattaaattttaatttatataaagttttattcaattttatttcaaacttaaattaaatttatggattcaaattaaaatttaaattgtaattttaactttgaatttgaataaatcaaaatttaatttcatattttgaattatccactcaacttcaaagtttaatttttttaaaaaaaatagatttaaaattttgacattatttcaaaattttgatgtaaatatttaatatttaatatttaatttgaatttaaattaatatattataaagataatattagtatattaatttgattacgttttttatatccacttgaaccaaacatcgacaatggaaatgatttattacgatttcgattcaggtgatgaaccaaacagaattagataatgagtcattccgattctgattccagtttattttgattccgatttcgattccgactccgactacgaaccaaacacgccctaagttCGATCTTGAAGCGCCGAGTCCGACGCCCTCCTCTCTTTGACCGCATTAGGATGCGATCTTGCGTTCTCCACGAGGCACATGGTAAGGCCCCTAAAGTCAAGAACCGTATGATCTTGCCTCAGAAAAAATCCCATCATTTTCTCCTTCCAATGCTCACCAGTGTCCTTAAAACACATTTAAAAGTACTGGGCGTTACCTACTCCACCGACGGGCTTGTGCAGGGCATTAACTCCAGCTTTGTAAACCCAAAAAAAAGCTCCTCCTTGTATTCCTTGCTATCCCGCAACCACATTTTCCCTATTTAATCAAAACTGCTCTTAATCTATTATTAGAGCTAATTAccgttcaaaatattataactgaATTAACAGTGTTACTATACCTTAATTCTGGGATCGTCACATTGACTGTTTGATCAAGAGGGTCTACAGCTTAGGCTTTGCTTTAGAGGTGGCGTTATTATGAACAAATTCCAGAGCTAGAAAGTTAATTGTAGCAGCCActtactactactactgctactaatagtattctaaTTTAACCatctctaaatatatttttacccaGCAAActctcttattatatataatataataataataaatggaaCTTGCCAGTTTTTTCACATGTGCAAATGCTTtggattttgtaaataaaaatatttgaatctcGAAACTTGTTATATGGATATTGTGTACTATCAAAATCAACGGTATAGAAAATCACGTTATTTAATTCATGATAAATGGGTGATTAATATTATGATAATATGTAAGATATTTTGAAAGTGGTTGAACACATTCAATATATTAATTCTGAATTTTAgacctttttatattttagtatcAAAAAGCAGTTATATACTTCACAAATGACGGATATAAAGAATTAAGAATGACAAGTTTCACATtacccaaaataaaataaccacTCTTCCAGAGTGGTATCTCACTGATGACTCGGGTTCCCCCGGAAGGGGCCTTCTTCGTCTTCCATCTAAATATCTAAATACtgagaaaattttgattgatgGGATTTGGTATAATACTTATGAGGTGGGAGTGATGAACCCCTTCTAAATGATACAGAGAAAAATTGGAGTCATGAGCTTTCTGCCATGTCGATTTGATTCTACCCTTATATTGGGAATCACAATAGGGGCACTAGTAATTGTGTAgtgagaaagagaaatattagtCCATACACTTCTTTTAAAAATTCCGATGTAGAAAAAGAAGTGTATGGACTAATATGGATTGTACCCATTTTGACCCTTATATTGGGAATCACAATAGGGGTACTAATAATTGTGTGGAGAATTTGGTTTCTGCCAAGCTGAAACAATATGCtgaatctttctttttctatttgaaCTTATTTCATTTACAAATTCTTTTTCACATATTAGATGTAGCTGGTGTATTCGGCGGCTCCCTATCCAGTGCTATGCATGGTTCCAGAAAAGAGACTTCACGAGAACCAACCTTTTGATTACTggcattttagaaaaatattcttCTTCGTAAAAGGATCGATTTTTCTAAAGCCAATCTAATGTGCCGTGGAAAATGgttaaagatttaaattttatgtaaaaataaagtttcaaaaattttgttctTATGAATTTACACACATGGGAAGCagtaatttaatattattatttttagttggaatGGGAAGCAAACTTTCTCCATCTAGTACTGGTCCCAGTctccattaaattttttgtccTTGATAATTGTTGATTGAAAATGTATTTgtcctaaatatttttttttttttctttgatagcTATACAAGAAGACCATGTCAACTACTACTTTGCAAGTAAGGTATATTTttgggagtttttttttttcttttaatttttattgaattcgAACTCACTCATTCGGCATCTGACTTATGATATCTTGGATCCAGGTACAGTCTTTTGTTGCAATCACTACATGGCTCTTAATGGGTCTCAAATTCAAATGCCGCTTCGAACAATATATAGTCTACATTAATAAGAGCCTAAACTTACTCAAAAacaagtacaataaaaataaaaataattcattttGTTGTTGGCATTTCTGTTAGAACAAATACCGCAACGAAAATTTGATTGTGATTaatatctaactaattttgtaataagaataaaatcaaacttacagataaacgcaaatatccaaataatgatttgatcttatccggaagcgtgcgaggcactgccctaaggcgtatttccgtccttacgtgcgggattaaccggaaataacaccccaaggtacgaccggaattcctcctcctgcgagcacgatcgtgaaggaggttggCGGAGATTCTTTCAACACCCAGGAAT harbors:
- the LOC109703587 gene encoding chitinase 3-like, with protein sequence MKLSVFTILLVSVTASLHGALGAEQCGIQAGGALCPNGLCCSKWGFCGDTLPFCGDGCQSQCSQPSPPPPSPPSPPPSPPSPPSPGGDGVASIISPALFDELLLHRNDAVCPARGFYRYEDFIAAANAFVGFGTTGDLDTRKREIAAFLAQTSHETTGGWPTAPDYCVQNTQWPCAPGKKYFGRGPIQLSYNYNYGPAGEALGVDLLNNPDLVAKDPTISFETALWFWMTPQSPKPSCHDVITDRWTPSAADVSAGRLPGYGVITNIINGGLECGIGPDSRVADRIGFYKRYCDILEVSYGDNLDCYNQRPFNWGRAVE